The following are encoded together in the Fibrobacter sp. genome:
- a CDS encoding DUF4401 domain-containing protein encodes VALSYSNKENHLFESLSLSLSILGQILLAAGIGTNAEDFKTVCYVGIIIELLIYLFAQSYTHKFLSVILIPFCMLGIIWNSPVFEATNLLIGGLAVATVLLWIYELPLQIRFKNHPYFYIPTAYGTVLGLLLILILSINNKFFEVNIYHWYITTLFSFFSLIFLLYKSLYQDLRISKRLFLLIIAGIALIFSPTIQAPGIITSVLVVTLGFSKSNRMLLTIGIVFLATFLISFYYSLQQTLLVKSLILISTGILFLGIYIVFTILKKRVSISWK; translated from the coding sequence CGTAGCTCTCTCATATTCAAACAAAGAGAACCACCTTTTTGAATCTCTTAGTCTCTCCCTGTCGATTCTGGGACAAATTTTACTTGCTGCCGGTATAGGAACTAATGCGGAAGATTTTAAAACAGTTTGCTATGTTGGCATAATCATAGAATTATTGATTTACCTGTTCGCTCAAAGTTATACTCATAAATTTTTATCTGTAATACTGATACCATTCTGTATGCTGGGAATTATTTGGAATAGTCCAGTTTTTGAAGCAACCAATCTCTTGATTGGAGGATTGGCGGTGGCAACAGTACTGCTCTGGATCTATGAATTACCTCTGCAAATCCGTTTTAAAAATCACCCGTATTTTTATATTCCAACCGCATACGGAACGGTTCTGGGGTTGCTTTTAATATTGATTCTTTCTATCAACAACAAGTTTTTCGAAGTAAACATCTACCATTGGTATATTACTACTCTTTTTTCTTTTTTCTCATTAATTTTTCTTTTATATAAATCGCTCTATCAGGATCTCAGAATAAGTAAGAGGCTTTTCCTGCTTATAATTGCAGGGATTGCACTCATTTTTTCCCCGACCATTCAAGCTCCCGGGATTATTACTTCTGTACTGGTAGTTACCCTTGGATTCTCAAAAAGTAACCGGATGTTACTCACTATAGGGATCGTATTTCTGGCGACGTTTCTCATTTCTTTCTATTACTCATTGCAGCAAACTCTTTTAGTCAAGTCACTGATTTTAATTTCAACCGGTATTCTGTTTTTGGGAATTTACATAGTATTTACGATATTAAAAAAGAGAGTGTCAATATCATGGAAATAA
- a CDS encoding GDYXXLXY domain-containing protein codes for MEIRKLILVLSLIITLITIGLSVANREKLLKNGEAVLFELAPMDPRSIMQGDYMTLNYRTTLGTSTYDIPPRGYMVFTTDSLNVARCIRFQKDKHPLFENEKIIRYFCHKWNISIGSESFFFQEGDSKLYAEARYGGIKVGKNGESILFGLFDENRKAITKE; via the coding sequence ATGGAAATAAGAAAGTTGATTCTTGTTCTTTCATTGATCATAACACTGATCACAATTGGACTTTCTGTTGCTAATCGAGAAAAATTGCTTAAAAACGGTGAAGCTGTCCTTTTCGAATTAGCGCCTATGGATCCCAGGTCAATTATGCAAGGCGATTATATGACTCTTAATTACAGAACCACCCTTGGAACCAGTACATACGACATTCCACCCCGTGGTTATATGGTCTTCACGACTGACAGTCTCAATGTAGCCAGATGTATCCGTTTTCAAAAAGACAAGCATCCTCTATTTGAAAATGAAAAAATAATCAGATATTTCTGCCACAAATGGAATATCAGCATTGGTTCTGAGTCATTCTTTTTCCAGGAGGGTGATTCAAAATTGTATGCAGAAGCAAGATACGGTGGAATTAAAGTAGGAAAGAACGGAGAGAGTATTCTTTTCGGCTTATTCGATGAGAACCGTAAAGCAATCACTAAGGAGTAA
- a CDS encoding 2-hydroxyacyl-CoA dehydratase — MTVDYRQMWKELGLNLENHDALMEVLGKVYAEIFVSQKNRPEKTSYLDFVMSEVHGARIQELVEAKKQGRKVIGTYCTFVPEEIVIAANGIMVGLCAGADFATEEVEKILPKNLCALIKSTFGFKLGGVCPYLEASDLIVGENTCDGKKKAWEVFGNLVKKMYVMDMPQVKTQDGKALLKKEYLKFISQIQELTGNSITVESLRKGIEIVNAKRQAVYRLSKARINNPVPVSGLDSLLINQIFFYEDPIRFTQQINELCDELERRVSEGKGSFPAGTPRILFSGCPMAVPNWKIPAIIETTGGVIVAEESCVGERGTRNLVESTGDTLDSLVDAIVDRYFQIDCAIFSPNQDRLTHIKEMYRKYNADGVVLYGIQFCSPYAVEAIGIEKELEKSGIPATRIETDYSQEDVGQLKTRLQAFIERIAKCPSPQESTSALQQ; from the coding sequence ATGACTGTTGACTACAGGCAAATGTGGAAGGAGCTCGGGCTCAACCTTGAAAACCATGACGCACTGATGGAAGTCCTGGGAAAAGTCTATGCCGAGATATTTGTTTCCCAGAAAAATCGCCCCGAAAAAACCTCATACCTTGATTTTGTAATGTCAGAAGTTCACGGTGCCAGAATTCAGGAACTGGTTGAGGCAAAAAAGCAGGGACGAAAGGTAATTGGGACCTATTGCACATTTGTTCCTGAGGAGATAGTTATCGCAGCCAATGGTATCATGGTTGGACTCTGTGCCGGTGCGGATTTCGCCACAGAAGAGGTGGAAAAGATACTGCCGAAAAATCTCTGTGCACTTATCAAATCAACCTTCGGCTTTAAACTTGGCGGTGTCTGTCCATATCTGGAAGCAAGTGATCTGATTGTGGGTGAAAACACCTGCGATGGGAAGAAAAAAGCCTGGGAAGTCTTCGGTAATCTGGTGAAAAAGATGTATGTCATGGACATGCCGCAGGTAAAGACTCAGGATGGCAAGGCCTTACTGAAGAAAGAGTACCTGAAATTCATCTCTCAGATCCAGGAGTTGACCGGAAACAGTATTACTGTGGAATCCCTGCGTAAAGGAATTGAAATTGTCAATGCGAAAAGGCAGGCGGTATACAGATTATCAAAAGCAAGGATAAACAATCCTGTTCCGGTTTCCGGTCTTGACAGCCTTTTAATCAACCAGATTTTTTTCTATGAGGATCCGATCCGGTTTACCCAGCAGATAAACGAACTCTGCGATGAGCTTGAAAGACGGGTATCTGAGGGTAAAGGCTCCTTCCCTGCCGGCACACCAAGAATTCTTTTCTCCGGTTGTCCGATGGCTGTTCCTAACTGGAAAATTCCGGCCATAATAGAAACTACCGGCGGAGTGATTGTTGCCGAGGAATCATGTGTCGGAGAACGGGGAACAAGAAACCTTGTTGAAAGCACAGGTGATACTCTTGATTCATTAGTTGATGCAATTGTAGATCGGTATTTCCAGATTGACTGTGCGATTTTCTCTCCAAACCAGGACCGGTTGACTCATATAAAAGAAATGTACCGGAAATATAATGCAGACGGAGTGGTTTTATATGGAATTCAGTTCTGTTCTCCTTATGCAGTCGAAGCCATCGGTATCGAAAAAGAACTGGAAAAAAGCGGCATTCCCGCAACCCGTATAGAAACCGATTATTCACAGGAAGATGTTGGTCAGTTAAAGACCAGACTTCAGGCATTTATTGAAAGGATCGCAAAATGCCCCTCTCCGCAGGAATCGACGTCGGCTCTTCAACAATAA
- a CDS encoding 3-hydroxyacyl-ACP dehydratase, whose product MPLSAGIDVGSSTIKFVILDDGKIVNWEVVPSTSQPLSASKALLDNLGADVPVVATGYGRDMIEFERKIPTVSEIKAHASGARLLFPSCRSIIDIGGQDVKAIALDNNGRVSRFEMNDRCAAGTGKFLEVAAGKFNCSLEEFSSAALKGKDGIKISSLCTVFAESEIIGLINRGCSPEDISRALHWSVVNRIKPMYRRVEATGPTAVTGGGAKNAALVELLSQCLQTEILHSPYSQIAGAIGCAISAAK is encoded by the coding sequence ATGCCCCTCTCCGCAGGAATCGACGTCGGCTCTTCAACAATAAAGTTTGTCATCTTAGACGACGGTAAAATTGTCAATTGGGAAGTGGTGCCGTCCACTTCCCAGCCACTCTCAGCCTCAAAGGCGTTGCTTGATAATCTGGGAGCGGATGTTCCTGTCGTTGCAACAGGCTACGGCAGAGATATGATCGAATTTGAGCGGAAGATTCCGACTGTTTCAGAAATCAAGGCTCATGCTTCAGGCGCCAGGTTACTTTTTCCCTCATGCCGTTCGATTATCGATATAGGCGGTCAGGATGTAAAGGCGATAGCACTTGATAATAACGGGAGAGTAAGCCGCTTTGAGATGAATGATCGCTGTGCGGCAGGAACAGGAAAATTCCTTGAGGTTGCGGCAGGTAAATTTAACTGTTCTCTGGAAGAGTTCAGTTCCGCTGCATTAAAGGGCAAAGACGGCATAAAGATAAGTTCTTTGTGTACTGTTTTTGCAGAATCCGAGATTATTGGATTGATAAACCGCGGGTGTTCACCAGAGGATATCTCGCGTGCTCTCCATTGGAGTGTTGTCAATCGCATAAAACCGATGTACAGACGGGTAGAGGCAACCGGCCCCACCGCTGTTACCGGAGGAGGAGCAAAAAACGCCGCGCTTGTTGAACTCCTCAGTCAATGCCTGCAGACCGAAATCCTTCACTCGCCCTATTCCCAGATAGCAGGTGCGATAGGATGTGCGATTTCGGCAGCGAAATAA
- a CDS encoding endoglucanase — MEPVSVAIRLNTIGFLQNQEKRASIATPCTDFALISSESRKEVFRGKVSSPRLNHDTGEEIYCADFSEVTTPGGYYLYADGVGRSAPFKIGDDIYREPYRLAMQAMYLWRCGTSVSVLHNGVRFSHDACHLDDALLDYCGRPGLKENAVGGWHDAGDYNKYVVNAGITLGLLIKAWEHFRLKIEHIDHLPDSDRSLPPFLQEIKWELGWLFTMQFGDGSVSHKVSAVRFCPFIMPERENARRYFTGWGSTATADFTAIMAAASRIFKPFDAAYSRKCLDAAERSYGFLQENPEEHQPDLAGFFTGGYLTSDTDARLWAASELWETTGESIYLADFQRRAAEMNPKIDYDFNWKNVGNLAMDTFLFSKRGGKDRGLEKETESSFISVADRMVDIRNEHGYGRPLGDSYCWGGNSNLLDQVLVLNAAFRLTNDEKYVNTSLDALGFVFGRNFFCRSFVTSLGFNPPMHPHDRRSGADGVVEPWPGYLVGGPANSALDYEDVEANCRVNEIAINWNAALIYALAAFV, encoded by the coding sequence TTGGAACCGGTGTCTGTTGCCATACGATTGAATACCATCGGGTTTCTTCAAAACCAGGAGAAAAGAGCGTCGATTGCCACCCCATGTACAGATTTTGCCCTGATCAGTTCAGAGAGTAGAAAAGAGGTTTTCAGAGGTAAGGTCTCATCACCACGGCTGAATCATGATACCGGAGAGGAGATATACTGTGCAGATTTTTCCGAAGTTACTACACCCGGCGGGTATTATCTATATGCAGATGGCGTGGGCAGATCGGCACCCTTCAAAATCGGAGACGACATCTACAGGGAACCTTATCGCCTCGCCATGCAGGCGATGTATCTTTGGCGCTGCGGCACATCTGTTTCGGTTCTTCATAATGGTGTCAGATTCAGCCACGATGCCTGCCATCTGGATGATGCACTGCTTGATTATTGCGGCAGGCCCGGTTTAAAAGAAAATGCTGTGGGTGGATGGCATGATGCCGGAGATTACAACAAGTATGTTGTAAATGCGGGGATTACACTGGGGCTTTTGATAAAAGCCTGGGAGCATTTCCGCCTTAAAATAGAGCATATCGATCATCTGCCTGATTCCGACAGAAGTCTTCCGCCGTTTCTTCAGGAAATCAAATGGGAGCTGGGCTGGCTCTTCACGATGCAGTTCGGAGATGGATCTGTTTCTCATAAGGTAAGTGCTGTAAGGTTTTGTCCGTTTATAATGCCGGAAAGGGAGAATGCCCGGAGATACTTTACGGGGTGGGGAAGTACCGCTACTGCGGATTTTACTGCAATAATGGCTGCTGCATCGAGAATTTTCAAACCTTTTGATGCTGCCTATTCACGGAAGTGCCTTGATGCGGCTGAAAGAAGTTATGGTTTTCTTCAGGAGAATCCTGAGGAGCACCAGCCGGACCTTGCAGGTTTTTTTACGGGAGGATACTTAACTTCCGATACCGATGCCAGGCTGTGGGCTGCTTCTGAGCTGTGGGAGACAACAGGAGAGAGTATCTACCTGGCTGATTTTCAGAGACGCGCTGCAGAGATGAATCCCAAAATTGACTATGATTTTAACTGGAAGAATGTAGGAAATCTGGCCATGGACACCTTTCTTTTCTCAAAAAGAGGGGGTAAAGACCGGGGACTTGAAAAGGAGACTGAATCCTCTTTTATTTCCGTTGCGGACCGGATGGTTGACATCAGAAATGAGCATGGCTATGGGCGGCCTCTTGGAGACAGCTATTGCTGGGGAGGTAACAGTAATCTTCTCGATCAGGTTCTGGTGTTAAATGCCGCCTTCAGGCTCACCAACGATGAGAAATATGTAAACACATCCCTTGACGCTCTGGGATTTGTCTTCGGAAGGAACTTTTTCTGCCGCTCATTTGTTACATCGCTTGGATTCAACCCACCGATGCATCCGCATGACCGGCGCAGTGGAGCCGATGGGGTAGTGGAACCCTGGCCCGGATACCTGGTAGGGGGACCCGCTAATAGCGCCCTTGATTATGAGGATGTTGAGGCAAACTGCCGTGTAAATGAGATAGCTATCAATTGGAATGCGGCTCTTATATATGCGCTTGCCGCTTTTGTGTGA